Proteins encoded by one window of Streptomyces uncialis:
- a CDS encoding histidine phosphatase family protein: MTVEIIYEAHSTTTDNEAGISTGGLPGLLSAQGRREARELGERRRGQDIAAVFSSDLRRSVDTARIAFPDGRPPIHEDARLRECDYGEFNGRPSRLVAARRTRHLDIPFPGGRSYRQVLAATDSLLQDLARDWDGRRVLLIAHTANQWALDCLLTGASPEDALEVPFTWQPGWTYTLPSGWNGHPGGTSRPPH, encoded by the coding sequence ATGACCGTGGAGATCATCTACGAGGCGCACTCCACCACGACGGACAACGAGGCCGGCATCTCCACCGGCGGGCTCCCGGGCCTTCTCTCGGCGCAGGGCCGCCGCGAGGCCCGTGAACTCGGCGAACGGCGCCGCGGTCAGGACATCGCGGCCGTGTTCAGCTCCGATCTGCGCCGCTCCGTCGACACCGCCCGGATCGCCTTCCCCGACGGCCGGCCCCCGATCCACGAGGACGCCCGGCTGCGGGAGTGCGACTACGGCGAGTTCAACGGCCGCCCGTCCCGGCTCGTCGCCGCCCGGCGCACCCGGCACCTCGACATCCCCTTCCCCGGGGGCCGGAGCTACCGCCAGGTCCTGGCCGCCACCGACTCCCTCCTCCAGGACCTGGCCCGGGACTGGGACGGCCGGCGCGTCCTCCTGATCGCCCATACGGCCAACCAGTGGGCGCTGGACTGTCTGCTCACCGGGGCTTCGCCCGAGGACGCGCTCGAAGTCCCGTTCACCTGGCAGCCGGGCTGGACCTACACACTGCCCTCAGGCTGGAACGGCCACCCCGGCGGGACCTCCCGCCCGCCGCACTGA